One part of the Pseudoliparis swirei isolate HS2019 ecotype Mariana Trench chromosome 6, NWPU_hadal_v1, whole genome shotgun sequence genome encodes these proteins:
- the LOC130195926 gene encoding chemokine-like protein TAFA-5 yields MQLLRPAWAVAAAALGSLLLLLLHSHSQREGQLAAGTCEIVTLDRDGSRPRRTVARQTARCACRAGQSAGTTRAGPACVDVHIVWTRQWCEMSPCLEDEGCDLVVGQSGWTCTQPGGRIKTTTVS; encoded by the exons ATGCAGCTCCTCCGGCCGGCCTGGGCTGTGGCCGCCGCCGCGCTCGGctccctgctgctcctgctcctccacagcCACAGCCAGAGAGAAG GTCAGCTGGCGGCGGGGACCTGTGAGATCGTCACTCTGGACCGAGACGGCAGCCGGCCGAGGAGGACCGTCGCCCGCCAGACGGCGCGCTGCGCCTGCAGGGCGGGGCAGAGCGCCGGCACCACACGGGCCGGGCCGGCCTGCGTCGACG ttcaCATCGTGTGGACTCGACAGTGGTGTGAGATGTCTCCGTGTCTGGAGGATGAAGGTTGTGACCTCGTGGTCGGTCAGTCGGGTTGGACCTGCACGCAGCCGGGAGGCCGAATCAAGACCACCACG GTCTCCTGA